From the genome of Brassica oleracea var. oleracea cultivar TO1000 unplaced genomic scaffold, BOL UnpScaffold01054, whole genome shotgun sequence:
GTCAGGTTCGGATTccctctctcactctctctattGGAGTTGTGTTAGGGTTTCGTATATCATAGTTTTCGTTTCGTTAGATCTCGATTTCGTATTGCTTGGTTGATTCGTTAGATTGGAGATGATTGATCTCAATTAGGATTCTGGATGATCAATTAGGATTCTGGAGATGATTCGTAGAGTTGATAGATCTCAATTAGGATTCAGGATGATAAACCACTGCATCTCGATCCTCAGTATCTGTTAGTTTCATCTATTTACTTATCTGATTGTTGATTTTCTTCAGGTTGATGGATGTTAAGCAAGGACTGAGCAAAGATGGCAAAACTGTGCTCTACCTGGTGTTCGAGTACATGGACACTGATGTCAAGAAGTACATCAGAAGTTTCCGTTAAACCGGAGACAACATTCCTCCCCAAATCGTCAAGAGCTTGATGTACCAACTCTGCAAAGGAATCGCATTCTGCCATGGCCACGGTGTGCTGCACAGGTATATAATGTTTACAAGTGAGAATGATTTAAGAGAGAAATCTTACTACTTTCTCTTGGTTTTGTTAACAGAGATCTTAAGCCTCACAATCTCTTGATGGATCCCAAGACGATGAGGCTCAAGATTGCAGATCTTGGTTTAGCCAGAGCC
Proteins encoded in this window:
- the LOC106320761 gene encoding cyclin-dependent kinase B2-1-like (The sequence of the model RefSeq protein was modified relative to this genomic sequence to represent the inferred CDS: added 26 bases not found in genome assembly) gives rise to the protein MYQLCKGIAFCHGHGVLHRDLKPHNLLMDPKTMRLKIADLGLARAFTLPMKKYNHEWVLNARSSIFTRERIKEG